In Dehalococcoidia bacterium, the genomic window TTGTCTGAATTCATTGTTATCGTAACCAGACCGTTATCCCCGCTTGCCGCTCCTTCCCAATGGTCGAACTCCCAACCCGACGCCGGTTTGGCCAGCAAAATACATGATTTACCCTCCAGATAATCCCCGCTAACAGGCATGACGCTGCCCTGGCCATTAACGGAAGTAGATAAATGATATGTAGGCGTAGCACAAGCGATAGATGATAACAGCAATGTACTCAGTAATAACACTCCACCGATTTTAACCAATCTCATGCTACCCTCCTACTGAAAACCCATTTCGGGTTAAATACCGACTAATAAGATAGTAACACTTTAATGTAGTAAGAAACTAGTGTCAAGCACAAATGAGTCTATTGAGCCTAGCAGGTTAACATAGATAATAGAAGTAAGATTTAGAGATGATTAGCTGCAAAAACGTTGGTGAGCCGCCAGGGAGTCGAACCCTGAACCTACTGATTAAGAGTCAGTTGCTCTGCCGGTTGAGCTAGCGGCCCATATTTCAAAGTTAAAGGCGGGGTATCCCCGCCGCTTGGCACCGAGATGCTATTTTATAACATATCAGGACGATTGAGCAAGTATTACAGCTAGCGCCGCTGGCAGGGTCGACAATATTGGTCAACCCCCTGCACCTCCCCAAAATCTCAGCCACCATGTAGGGGCAATTCATGAATTGCCCCTACACATCACGCATCGGAAGCGAGCTTGCCGCCGATAGCCCAGTTCTCTTTGGCCACGTCCTCAAATACGACTGTAGTGGCCTCCGGCGGCGACTTGACGATTTTCACGATCGCATCCGTTATCGCCTTGGCCAACTCCGCCTTCTGCTTCCGGGTCCTGCCGGGCCACATCTCAACTCTAACGATTGGCATTTCACAACCTCCTGTTGCTAACATCGCATTGACATAGTATAGTAAAATCACTCTGAGTTGAATATTATGAACTTCTGGGACAAGCTGAAATTAAAATTCAAGAAGGCCGCAGGCCGTAACATTTTCCTTTGCGACAGCTGCAAATGGGACTGGCGCAGCACATGTCACCGCCCCGAGCGCCCCAACGCCGTGAAATGCCCCGACTACGAGAAGCGCGGCACGTAATCACAGGCCGTCGCTCAATCTCAGCGACAGGTACTCCGGCAGTCCGGCCTCCCTCATCTTCTCCTGCACCGCGGCTATATCGTAAGGTACGCGGTAGCTGTAGATAACCCGCTCGGCATCGTCATAGATAGCATAGCTTGCTCTGGGATCGCCGTCGCGGGGCTGGCCCACCCCGCCGGGGTTTACGATCATCCGCCCGCCCAGCTGCAACACCGGAAGCAGCGATTCCTTACGGCAAATCCCCTCGCAGTACGAAAAGACAGCCGGCACATGAGTGTGCCCTATAAGGCAATGCGCCGTGCCGACGCTTAGCAGGTTGTCCTCCGCGCTCACGACGGAGAAGATATATTCATAGAGGGGATCGAGCGGACTGCCATGCGCCAGGGTGAAATCGCCGCGGACTAATGTTAACGGAAGATTCTGCAAGTATTGCTTATCCGACTGATTCAACTGAATGGCCGTCCACTCGCAAGCCGCCGCCGCATCCGGATTGAAATCCGCAGTGTCTATCTTACCGGCGGCGGCCCAGTCATGGTTGCCCGCCACACAGATATGAGGATGCTCTCTGATAATATCCAGGCAGGTCGAGGGCTCGGGACCATAGCCGACCATGTCGCCCAGGCACCACAGTTCATCGACCCCTCCCCTTTCGTCGATGTCCCGCAGCACCGCCCGGAAGGCATCCAGATTGCCGTGAATATCGGCAAGTATCGCGTAACGCATAGCAGGATTACTATAGCAAGTTTCAGCAACGTTCGCTAGATAACGGCTGGGAAAGCGGGTATAATCTTGATTATGAAAATATCGGAACTGGGTGAATTTAAGCTCATCGAACTGATATCAAAGACCGTCGGGAAGACCGGCGGCGGGCGGCTGCTCATGGGCATCGGCGACGATGCGGCGTGCTGGAAGGCCAAAGGGCTGCAGATGGCAACGACGGACACCCTTATCGAGGGCGTACACTTCGATCTCCGGAACATCACCTGGACGGAGCTGGGCCGGAAGGCGATGGCGGTCAACCTGAGCG contains:
- a CDS encoding metallophosphoesterase family protein, which produces MRYAILADIHGNLDAFRAVLRDIDERGGVDELWCLGDMVGYGPEPSTCLDIIREHPHICVAGNHDWAAAGKIDTADFNPDAAAACEWTAIQLNQSDKQYLQNLPLTLVRGDFTLAHGSPLDPLYEYIFSVVSAEDNLLSVGTAHCLIGHTHVPAVFSYCEGICRKESLLPVLQLGGRMIVNPGGVGQPRDGDPRASYAIYDDAERVIYSYRVPYDIAAVQEKMREAGLPEYLSLRLSDGL
- a CDS encoding 2-hydroxymuconate tautomerase, producing MPIVRVEMWPGRTRKQKAELAKAITDAIVKIVKSPPEATTVVFEDVAKENWAIGGKLASDA